TGGGCCAATATAATCTGGTTATCGCTGAGTTCTTTCTCACCTAACATAGAATCCACGAAAGTCATACTCTCTGTATACAGTATATGAGCGGTTTCTTGGCGGACGTGATGTAGTAATGCTACCAACACAGCACTGGATACATCTACTACTACCAGACTTTGGTTGACATGTTTCTTACATGATCGTAGTAATGCTGATAGAATCTCAGATGTTCGTGAATGCAGGTTATTCCCAGAACTCTTAATCGAATCGGAAAATAGGTTGGCTACTGAAGTAACAAAGTCAGCTTTGGGGTGGCTAATAACATCGTCCAGGATATGGTCAATAATCAGGTCAAGGGATGATCCAGTAGATTTTCTTAGTAGAAACGACATAGACTCGGCTGCAAACCTCGTAACAAACTTTCTTTGGTGACTTTCTTTACCAAAAAGCAATGAAACCGCATCATACGTTGGTCTTAAATCGGTAGTCAAAAGTCTTGATAGATActtgaataaatatgcaAAGCAGTTGAAGGTCCATTCGACAATTTCAAGATTTTGTTCGCCAGCTAgagaaatcaataaattGAGTGATCTGCCAAAAAAGGGCTCAAAATCTGGGCCTAAATCATGTGCGAAATGTGTTGTCAAGCTTCATACTTGTTAGTCATGGTTATTCAGACTAAACAAATGTCAGACGTTTTTTGTCAAAGTGTCTAAATACTTACTCTAGAAGGGATTCCAATGAATGCTcatctttcttttgaatataCTTTTCAAGCAAATTCATAATTTCAGCTTGGAAATGAATGACCTGTGGCAATGACTGGCAGAAGGGAGCACATTCTTGACTAAATGCAGTGAAATTTGAAGAAATATTCAGTTCAGTCCAATATTGGAATGCTGTTATAAAATATGACGATTGGCCCGCATAGTCCGTGATTCTCTTTCTCACTCTTCTCACAGGATCAATTTTTATGGACTCGACCTTGTCTCTAAAAGATGTGAACTAGTCGTTAGTACATTCTCACCGTATCTCATGTCTTCTTGGCTATTCGCACTTACAGTATGTTTCCGTATGGCGGAAACGGTTCCCGACTTTGGTTTGCCCATATCTACAATATATGTCGGTTACAAGGACCAAGAGTCAAAGACAGACTGAAAAAGCTTGATCTAAATTCAGGCTCTGGGTGTTGAATCTTTTGGtgatcaaaaaatatttatttttcggTATAGCGACGATCTtcacaaaaaaattcagtTTCCGCCGTGCAAATGCATGAGGCACGGATCGACAGGATCTATCCCGTTATATTAAACCGACCATCAAGCTACAAATGTATATTAAATCTGAAAGCAAAGAATACTGAAATAAGGCTCAAGTTTTAAATAGATTGTATATTCAAGCGTCCAGGTGTATCTATGTCTTTGCTCATCAGTGCAAAAGAGTGAGCGGTGCGAGTTGGTGAGTCGTCGTGAGAAATCTATTAGGTCATTAAAAACAATGCAAAACTACTTATacaatataaaaaaaatactaaaCTTCTAAAGATACTTTATAGGAACAGTCGATTAAAAATCAGTGACAGGGCCCTTAGCTTGGTCACTATGGTGATCAACAGTGGCAGCGAGAATGGATTCCAGcttaccaccagcagcggccACTAAACCAAGAAGTGGCTTAGAGGGGTCAAGGACACGAGACAAGTATTCTGGGTGATACTGAGTACCAACAAAGTAAGGATGATTCTTCAGCTCAAATACTTCCATACGCTCGGCCTTCTCATCTTTGGCGACAAAGTGAAGACCAGACTTTTCAAGTTCATCAATGTGTTCAGGGTTCACTTCATATCTGTGTCTGTGACGCTCCATGACAGTTGGAGCAGAACCATAAAGTCTACGAAGAACGCTGTTTTCAGTGCTTTCTTGGAAAACGGCAGGTCTAATACCAAGACGCATAGTACCACCCATGTTAATCTTGTCAACCTCAGGCATGTAAACAATAACAGGATCCTCAATAGTCTCATCCAGCTCGATAGAGTTTGTCTTCATGTTGAGAACATGACGAGCATAATCAATGACACCAACTTGGAAACCAAGACAAATACCGAGGTAAGGAACCAAATTTTCACGGGCCCAgcgagcagcagcaatcatACCCTCAGTACCTCTGGTACCAAATCCACCAGGAACAAGAATACCATCAGCAGAGCAGAGACTGCCCCAGGCCTTGTGGTAGTTGATCTTGTTAGTAACGGAGCTTTCGATCTCAAGATCGGAAGCTTCGACCCAAACAATCTCGAGCTTAAGCTCGCATCTCAAAGCAGAGTGCTCAAGAGCCTTGACAACAGAAATATAACTGTCCTGAAGATTGGTATATTTACCGACCAAGGCAATAGTGACCTTTTGGAAACTACGGTCATGGGATTGGGTAATACTATTCCAACGAGTCCACAGATCTTGACCCTTAGCAATACGCTCCGAAGACAGTTTAAGTTCATCGAGCTTAAAACGCTTGGAAAAGAATTCCATCAGCTTCTGGTCGtgcaaaagaagaggaacaTGGTAAGTCGAATTGACATCATGGACACCCAAAACCTGGTTAGGACCGACGTGACAGAACATCGAGATCTTGTCAATAGCAGCTTGGTCAAGCTCTTCAGAACATCTACAGGCAATAATATCGGGTGTCAAACCAAGGGATCTCAAATCCTTGATAGCAGCTTGAGTAGGTttggtcttcttctcaCCATGTATAACAGGAACAAGAGAAACGTGAATCAAAGCAAAGTTCTCAGGACCGACTCTGAATTGAAATTGACGTAAAGCCTCGACAAATGGAGCGGACTCAATATCACCAACAGTACCACCCAATTCAATGATACAAACGTCGGGAACCTCATTATCACCATCAACTGGGATATGAGCTACCTTCTCAATCCAGTCTTGAATAGCATTGGTCAAATGAGGGACAATCTGAACAGTCTTGCCCAAATAGTCACCCCTTCTCTCCTTCTCAATGACTTGCTTATAGACCTTACCGGTAGTGATATTGTGGTCTCTGGTCAAAGTCACATTCAAGTAACGCTCGTAGTTACCAAGGTCGAGATCGACTTCGCCACCGTCATTCAAAACGAAAACCTCACCATGCTCTAAAGGACTCATGGTACCAGCATCGATGTTCATATAAGGATCGATCTTGATGGAAGTGGCTTTCAAACCCATGGTTTTAAACAAAAGACCAGTGGATGAGGCAATAACACCTTTACCAATGCCACTAATGACACCTCCGGATACTACAACGTATTTCATCTCGAACGCGGGAGTTCTAAGCttcaatcaataaataaataaaaaagtgAATAAATTAGTGAAAACGAACCAAAGTCTGAAAAAATTGCAATGAAATAATACAGTTTCACTGAATCTTCAAGCAAATTTTCTACAGATTCTCTAGTTAAAAATCAAGCCCGCCAATACTAAGACCgggaaagaagagaaacagaaaaagtcTAAAAAAAAGTTCTCGGTAGAATTTTTATATCACCTGCAAGACGCGAACAAGgctgataaaaaaaaatttccgCCGCATGCAGCTGGTCGCCTTTCTAGCGACGCTGATCTGATAAGCTGTATGTCTGCGAGATACATAGTGGGCAAAAATATAGAATCGACGAAATACGATCTGTTGAGCAGGATTCGCCATTCGAAACGAAGAATATAAAACCCGAACAAGCCAGAAATACAATGGGAGTACTGTTCACTGTGTCTGATACTTACCCAGGCCGGGTTCTAGAAGCTTCTCAAGTGCTCTATATTTTTTGGGATGAATAAATGCTTCCTGCGGCTGGGGCTcggccccagaccccgttgctaCTCacgcttcgctcgagtcgttccgtcgaccGCTTCGTTTGTGGATATCTCTGGGTCATATATACTGTTGTATCGTTGTATCTACTGTAATActgtatataatataattaCAATGTCTTTCAGCTGTCCCTGGACGTAATTCCCCTTTTAACAATCCACTTGGATTTTCTGTAATTTGTAAACCAATTTATTTAGCTACGCATTTTGTTAAAATTAATTCAGAAAAAAGGAAATTTTCTAAAACGACCGATGGCTTTCTTTTATATTTAGTGATAcgaaaaatattttggcTTCTATACGACATAAATTCATCAAGCATATATCTACCAATGAATGGCATACCCAGGTTCGGCGATATTAAAACCTCCACTGCAACAAAAATTAGAATTAGAGCAGATTATTTCGttcaatattattatctaGAATATCGAGGAAGTTATCCACCATGTAACTCAGCTGTACCCTTAACAAGATCCATATAATATCACCAGTCAAGATAAGGCCTTGGACTCTATTCGTGATACCCGAGtctaatatataattttaatataaatatacaaataTACCTTAGAATGCAAAATTAAACCAAGTATACGAAATACAGTGGGGTAGTGAGACCTGTGGGGTTAAACAGCCTGATTGGGTTGGATCTCCCCCTGAATATGCAACTATTACACCATTAGGCAATTTGACAACAGCTATGCAGTAGCCCCCAACTACCCCCACATCCTTTCGGAGAAGCTTACTAACAATCAGGGTCCGACGCTGACCTGTCCAACTATATAAGGACAGCATGCGCCTGTTCATACAGATTGCTATATTTTATCCATCGATAGCCAATTAATCCTAAAATGTCTGCTGCTACTCTCAATACTAGTACTGCCACCCTAAATGACGGAAACAAGATTCCATATGTTGGATTCGGCACATGGCAAGTCAATGATGAAACTGATGGTTATGACGCTCTTATTTATGCTTTGAAGCATGGTTATAGACACATTGACACTGCTTTTGCCTACAAGAATGAAGCAGTTGTTGGTAAGGCTGTCAGAGATAGTGGAATTCCTAGAGAGGAAATCTTTGTAGTTTCCAAACTATGGGGTAAGGACCACAGagatcctgctgctgctcttgataAGAGTTTGAAGCTCTTGGGCTTGGATTATGTCGACCTTTACTTGATGCACTGGCCGGTTCCATTTAAGAATATCGAGGACAAGGAcgaaattgatgaagacTGGAATCATGTCAAGACCTGGGAGTTGATGCAGAAGTTGCCCAAATCTAAAGTCAAGTCTATTGGTGTTTCTAATTATGACACTGCTCTTCTCGAGGAATTGAGCAAGGCTCCTACTACTACTGTTGTTCCAGTTATTAACCAAGTCGAGCTCCACCCTTATCTTGCTCAAGACAAACTTAGAGATTACTGCAATGAACACAAGATTGTCCTCGAGGCTTACTGTCCTCTTGGCAAGGGTACTAAACTTTTGGAAGAGccaattgttgttgaattAGCCGAAAAATACAAAGTAAGCCCTGGTCAGATTGCTCTCTCTTGGGGAATTGCTCGTGGCTATGTAGTTATCCCCAAGAGTTCTACCCCTTCGAGAATTGAGGCCAACCTCCACACAGTCAAGCTCTCTAAGGAAGATGAGGAGAAGCTTACTTCGCTTTCAAAGACCAATCCCCAACGTAGAGTTCGTCCTGGATGGAAGACCAAGATCCTCTTCAATGATGACGActtttaattaatttaaatatattgactgtatttttttataatatttttcaacagATCATCCCTTGTTTAcactggaccctgcatcgATCGCCGGCTTATAAGCCTGCCTGCTATTTCTCACTTTTGAGGCGTAACTGGTGAAGTGACTGAGGGACTGGGTCTGATATTTGAAATTCGCACTTTATTGTAGAAACAAACGTTTAACTGCCaagtgaaattttttgaGTCGCATTGTCTACCTATGAAGGTGAGCTCTCGGAGCTGTTTTGGGCTTTTCGCGCCGCACCTACCGGTTTGTTATCATTTTATCTCACCTGCATCTCACATATATCGAAACTTTACCAAAAGACCGACCGTCAATCCTGGATAGGGAAACCAAAGCCAGTGAATTCACGAAACAACATAAATCAGCTGataaacagaaacaaactaAAAGGGATTGCTACAAGATAAGATTTTTGGACTAGATTTCGATCTTGAAAGTGACTCTTGTGCTTATCATATTGAGCACGGTCCCTTGTATCATAGCACAACCTGTAGTTAAGAAGGTCGATATTGTATTTCACAGGACGTGTGGtcatttgatttgatttgtgtATCCTACTTTTTGAGTATCAAGATACTTCGAATCATATTGAAGTTGAATAGTCTCGGTTGTAGTGTATCCACATCCTTGTCATGTCCGAACAGACACCCCTTCTAGCTCCGCAGACATCAGCCGGTTCTGCCATGAGCCGCAATCAGATGCCACTGGGTGTTGCCCAAGGTACAACAGAACTAATGTCCCAGGATATTGCgaatcagcatcatctaCAACAGAAAGGACAGAGCCAGGAGCATCAGGGATCTAGCGGTTCTACGGTTACCAGGACTGGTCCCAGTTCCACCAATAATCAGTTTCATCGTCACAACAATCCCAATATTAACACCACGCCTATAAGACCAGACTATCCTCCTGTTATTAATGgcactggtgctggagtACGCAGGAATGGCCCTCAAAGAACGTCATATACAACCCAAAAACTGAAACTGCTGCCTGATGAGCCTGTTTCGactgacgatgatgatatcagtatTAGTGAGGGTGATGTTTACTCTCAAGTTGCCAGAATTAAAGACAGACCAGCACGTAAGGATGCTGAACGTCTGGGTAAGGCTCATCGTTCCATGTTACCAAGAGTGACTGCTTACTGTACAGCTGGTTCATATCGCATTAACGACCTATCTCGATACTTCTTAGGACGGAAATCTCATGGCACTGCGCCAAAGCTTTTTGATGAGTGTTTATACACACCATATAGATACAGACGGGATAATGGAAGCAGCAGTACAAATACCAGTCCTACTCTGTCAACAGCACCTGACCCAACGTCGGATGAAACCATAGTCTCCTCAGAGGCTGACTCTCAACCCAGTGACTTTATTCGATTGGATGATGAAGGTGGCGAGATTGATGTTTCTTACGGCCGTAGtgaactttttttgtttgactATGGAGTTACTGTATTTTGGGGATTTACAGAGGCAGAAGAGAAAAGGTTTTTAAAAGAACTCGCCAGGTTTGAAACCGAAAAGCTGGCTGACGAAGACGTCCAAATTGAAGAGTTTAACTACTACATTACTAAATCATACCAACCACGTATCTACAATGATTTCATCACCTTGAGAGACAACACTAATTACATGATTAAACTATCCATTTCGCATGCCATTGCCCAATCGGTAAAGATATCACTATTTGAAGAGCTTGTTGATAACACTATTGAAGACACCCAAGACTTCCCACAGGAAATTGCTTTAACAGGGAAAATCAACATGAACCGAAAGAACATTATGAAAAGTATTGGCGAGCTTTTCATCCTTCGAATTAGTAAGTTAAAAACTGTGAACGAGGCAACCAAGGCAATCAAATATACTAACAATCAACAGATATTAATCTGCACGGATCAATTCTGGACTCGCCTGAACTTATGTGGGCAGAGCCACATCTTGAGCCCATTTATCAAGCTACCCGTGGATATCTTGAAATCAACCAGAGAGTTTCGCTCTTAAATACTCGTTTGGAAGTCATTTCTGATCTTTTGCAAATGCTCAAAGAACAACTTGGTCATGCTCACGAAGAATATCTCGAGTTCATTGTTATCGTACTTATCGCTATGGAGATTCTAGTTGCGGTTGTTAATGTCGTTGTAGATTACTTTGCAGCTATAGATTAACCACGTGCATTTAATTCTCATTTAATTCTGAATATATTGATCCTATAGATTCAGCTCACGGCTCGAATTATTTTTCTAACTTTTAGCAGAGTAACTACATTAGCTGGAGATCACTGGATCAAATGTCCAGAATGAATATTCCAGACAGATAATTTTAGCCGACCACTGTGTTTA
This is a stretch of genomic DNA from Sugiyamaella lignohabitans strain CBS 10342 chromosome C, complete sequence. It encodes these proteins:
- the URA7 gene encoding CTP synthase URA7 (Major CTP synthase isozyme (see also URA8); catalyzes the ATP-dependent transfer of the amide nitrogen from glutamine to UTP, forming CTP, the final step in de novo biosynthesis of pyrimidines; involved in phospholipid biosynthesis; capable of forming cytoplasmic filaments termed cytoophidium, especially during conditions of glucose depletion; URA7 has a paralog, URA8, that arose from the whole genome duplication; GO_component: GO:0097268 - cytoophidium [Evidence IDA] [PMID 20713603]; GO_component: GO:0005737 - cytoplasm [Evidence IDA] [PMID 14562095]; GO_function: GO:0005524 - ATP binding [Evidence IEA]; GO_function: GO:0003883 - CTP synthase activity [Evidence IEA,IEA]; GO_function: GO:0003883 - CTP synthase activity [Evidence IMP,ISS] [PMID 1753946]; GO_function: GO:0003883 - CTP synthase activity [Evidence IDA] [PMID 8075080]; GO_function: GO:0016874 - ligase activity [Evidence IEA]; GO_function: GO:0000166 - nucleotide binding [Evidence IEA]; GO_process: GO:0044210 - 'de novo' CTP biosynthetic process [Evidence IEA]; GO_process: GO:0006241 - CTP biosynthetic process [Evidence IDA] [PMID 8075080]; GO_process: GO:0006541 - glutamine metabolic process [Evidence IEA]; GO_process: GO:0008654 - phospholipid biosynthetic process [Evidence IMP] [PMID 9668079]; GO_process: GO:0019856 - pyrimidine nucleobase biosynthetic process [Evidence IMP] [PMID 1753946]; GO_process: GO:0006221 - pyrimidine nucleotide biosynthetic process [Evidence IEA,IEA]), with the protein product MKYVVVSGGVISGIGKGVIASSTGLLFKTMGLKATSIKIDPYMNIDAGTMSPLEHGEVFVLNDGGEVDLDLGNYERYLNVTLTRDHNITTGKVYKQVIEKERRGDYLGKTVQIVPHLTNAIQDWIEKVAHIPVDGDNEVPDVCIIELGGTVGDIESAPFVEALRQFQFRVGPENFALIHVSLVPVIHGEKKTKPTQAAIKDLRSLGLTPDIIACRCSEELDQAAIDKISMFCHVGPNQVLGVHDVNSTYHVPLLLHDQKLMEFFSKRFKLDELKLSSERIAKGQDLWTRWNSITQSHDRSFQKVTIALVGKYTNLQDSYISVVKALEHSALRCELKLEIVWVEASDLEIESSVTNKINYHKAWGSLCSADGILVPGGFGTRGTEGMIAAARWARENLVPYLGICLGFQVGVIDYARHVLNMKTNSIELDETIEDPVIVYMPEVDKINMGGTMRLGIRPAVFQESTENSVLRRLYGSAPTVMERHRHRYEVNPEHIDELEKSGLHFVAKDEKAERMEVFELKNHPYFVGTQYHPEYLSRVLDPSKPLLGLVAAAGGKLESILAATVDHHSDQAKGPVTDF
- the YPR1 gene encoding trifunctional aldehyde reductase/carbonyl reductase (NADPH)/glucose 1-dehydrogenase (NADP(+)) YPR1 (NADPH-dependent aldo-keto reductase; reduces multiple substrates including 2-methylbutyraldehyde and D,L-glyceraldehyde, expression is induced by osmotic and oxidative stress; functionally redundant with other aldo-keto reductases; protein abundance increases in response to DNA replication stress; YPR1 has a paralog, GCY1, that arose from the whole genome duplication; GO_component: GO:0005737 - cytoplasm [Evidence IEA,IEA]; GO_component: GO:0005737 - cytoplasm [Evidence IDA] [PMID 14562095]; GO_component: GO:0005634 - nucleus [Evidence IDA] [PMID 14562095]; GO_function: GO:0004032 - alditol:NADP+ 1-oxidoreductase activity [Evidence IDA,ISS] [PMID 11306085]; GO_function: GO:0004090 - carbonyl reductase (NADPH) activity [Evidence IDA] [PMID 19016485]; GO_function: GO:0016491 - oxidoreductase activity [Evidence IEA,IEA]; GO_process: GO:0042843 - D-xylose catabolic process [Evidence IDA] [PMID 12271459]; GO_process: GO:0019568 - arabinose catabolic process [Evidence IDA,IMP] [PMID 12271459]; GO_process: GO:0034599 - cellular response to oxidative stress [Evidence IGI] [PMID 17919749]; GO_process: GO:0055114 - oxidation-reduction process [Evidence IEA,IEA]), with the protein product MSAATLNTSTATLNDGNKIPYVGFGTWQVNDETDGYDALIYALKHGYRHIDTAFAYKNEAVVGKAVRDSGIPREEIFVVSKLWGKDHRDPAAALDKSLKLLGLDYVDLYLMHWPVPFKNIEDKDEIDEDWNHVKTWELMQKLPKSKVKSIGVSNYDTALLEELSKAPTTTVVPVINQVELHPYLAQDKLRDYCNEHKIVLEAYCPLGKGTKLLEEPIVVELAEKYKVSPGQIALSWGIARGYVVIPKSSTPSRIEANLHTVKLSKEDEEKLTSLSKTNPQRRVRPGWKTKILFNDDDF
- the RMD1 gene encoding Rmd1p (Cytoplasmic protein required for sporulation; GO_component: GO:0005737 - cytoplasm [Evidence IEA,IEA]; GO_component: GO:0005737 - cytoplasm [Evidence IDA] [PMID 14562095]; GO_function: GO:0003674 - molecular_function [Evidence ND]; GO_process: GO:0008150 - biological_process [Evidence ND]; GO_process: GO:0007126 - meiotic nuclear division [Evidence IEA]; GO_process: GO:0030435 - sporulation resulting in formation of a cellular spore [Evidence IEA]) produces the protein MSEQTPLLAPQTSAGSAMSRNQMPLGVAQGTTELMSQDIANQHHLQQKGQSQEHQGSSGSTVTRTGPSSTNNQFHRHNNPNINTTPIRPDYPPVINGTGAGVRRNGPQRTSYTTQKLKLLPDEPVSTDDDDISISEGDVYSQVARIKDRPARKDAERLGKAHRSMLPRVTAYCTAGSYRINDLSRYFLGRKSHGTAPKLFDECLYTPYRYRRDNGSSSTNTSPTLSTAPDPTSDETIVSSEADSQPSDFIRLDDEGGEIDVSYGRSELFLFDYGVTVFWGFTEAEEKRFLKELARFETEKLADEDVQIEEFNYYITKSYQPRIYNDFITLRDNTNYMIKLSISHAIAQSVKISLFEELVDNTIEDTQDFPQEIALTGKINMNRKNIMKSIGELFILRISKLKTVNEATKAIKYTNNQQILICTDQFWTRLNLCGQSHILSPFIKLPVDILKSTREFRS